The genomic DNA CTGATCGGGCTCGCCACCGGCGCCTTCGTGGCCTTCGGCCTGTGCTCGCTGCCCATGGGCTCGCTCGCCGACCGGTTCGGGCGGCGCAACATGCTGGCGGTGTTCTTCTTCGGCTACGGCCTGTCCTGCCTCGGCGTCGCGAGCGCCTCGACGCCGCTCGGCTTCGCCCTCTGGCTCTGCGTCCTCGGGCTCGCCTCGGCGATCTACCACCCGGTCGGCTCGGCCATGCTGGTGACCCATGCCCGCCGGCTCGGGCACGATCTCGGCATCAACGGCGTCTGGGGCAATTTCGGCGCGGCCTCCGCCTCCGGCCTCACCGCGCTGCTCGCCGCCACGATCAGCTGGCGCGCGGCCTTCGTCGTTCCCGGCCTCGTCTGCCTCGCCTGCGGGGCGGCGTTCGTGGCGCTGGTCCCGGGCGACGGCGACGCCGCGGGAAGGAAGGCCGGCGGCGCGGCGGTGATCCCGGTGACCCGGCCCTGGGCCCTCATGGCGATGTTCGCCCTGTCGATCTTCGCGGGCGGCCTGACCTTCAACCTGACGACGATCAGCCTGCCCAAGGTGATCGACGAGGGCGTCGGGCAGGCGCTGCCGCTGGCGCTGACCGGCTCCCTCGCCACGGGCGTCTTCCTGTTCGGGGCGCTGATGCAGCTCGCCATGGGCCGGCTGATCGACCGCTACAGCCTGCCGTCCCTGTTCGTGGCGCTCTCGGTGCTGCAGCCGCTGGGGCTCGGGATCGCGGCCGTCTCCACCGGCCTGCCGCTGCTCGCCGGGCTCGTCCTCGCCATGACGGCGATCTACGGGCAGGTGGTGATCAACGACGCGATGATCGCCCGCTACGTCCCGCCCGCCTACCGGGCTCGCGCCTACAGCGTGCGGTACTTCGTGGGCTTCACGGCGAGCGGCTTCGTGGTGCCGGCGATCGCCCTCCTGCACGACCGCGGCGGCTTCGCGCTGGTCCTCGGCGTCGCCTCCGCCTGCGGCGCGGTGATCTGGCTCTCGGCCCTGGGCTTCCTGAGGCTGACGCAGGGCGGCGAACGGCCCGCGCTGGCCGCCGCCGAGTAGCGCGACGGTTTGCGGGTCCGGCCCGGCGCTGCTACGCGGCGGCCGTCCGACCCGCGAGCACCCCGTGACCGATCTGTCCCTCGTCATCCGGCCGGAGCGGCCGGAGGATGCCCCCGCCATCGAGCGCCTCCATGCCCGGGCCTTCGGCCCCGGCCGCTTCGCCCGCACCGCCTACCGCCTCCGCGAGGGCGCGGCCGAGCGGATCGACCTCGGCATCACCGCCTCGGTCGGCAGCTTCCTCGTCGGCTCGGTCCGGATGGGTCCGGTGCGGACCGGGGCGACCCCGTTCGTGATGCTCGGCCCCCTGGCGGTCGATCCGAGCTTCGAGGGCCGCGGCATCGGCGGCACCCTGACCCGCGCGGCGATCGACGGGGCGCGGCGGGCGGGCGAGGGCCTGGTGATCCTCGTCGGCGACGCGCCCTACTACGCCCGCTTCGGCTTCACGCCGGTCCCGCCCGGGCGCCTGACGCTGCCGGGGCCGGTCGACCCGGCGCGCCTGCTGTGGCTGGAACTGGCCGACGGTTTCGGCGCCGGCGCGTCGGGCGCCGTTGAGGCGCTCGGCCCGACGCGGTGACGGAGACGGTCCCGCGCCGCCGTCGCGCGCGGTCCCGTCAGGCCCGCCGGAGCGCCAGCGCGGCGATCAGGCCGGCCGCGAGCAGGGCGAGCGCCACCGGCGTCGCCGAGGTCGCGGGCCACGCGGAGGCGGCGACCGTGAACAGCGCCCCGAAGGTCATCTGCGTGAAGCCGTAGAGGCTGGACGCCGAGCCGGCCGCGTGCGGGTCGACGTTCATCAGCCCCGCCACCGCGTTGGGGCTGAGCAGGCCGACGCCCACCGCGTAGGCGAAGAGCGGCACGATCAGGCTGACCACGCCGAGCATGCCGGTGCGGTCCACGAGCAGCAGCGACAGCGCCGCGCCGATGCAGAGGAGGTTGCCGCTCCGCGCCGCCTTGCGGATCGGCACCCGGGCGGCGAGCCGGCTCGCCAGGACGGCCCCGCCGACCATGCCGAACACGACGATCAGGCAGTCGAACCCGACCTCCTGCGAGGAGCGCCCGAGCCGGTCCACGAGGAGGAACGGCGCCACGGCCAGGAAGGCGTAGAGGCTGGTGCCGCCGCAGGCCCCCGCCACCAGGTAGGCGCGGAACACCGGGACGCGCACCAGCCGCAGGTAGCCGGACAGAACGGCGACGAAGCCCGGCAGCGCGACCTTGTGGCGGTTGGTCTCGGGCAGGGTGAAGACCACGAGCGCGCCCAGCACGGCGACGAGGCCGGCCAGCACCACGAACACCGCGCGCCAGCCGAAAGCCTCGTTCACCACGCCGCCGATCGCCGGGGCCAGCGCGGGCGTGAGCGTCATCGCGGTGGTGAGGATCGCGAGCTTCCGGGCCGCGTCCTCGCGGGTCGAGACGTCGCGGACCATCGCCCGGCCGATCACCAGCGAGCCGCAGGCGCCGAGCGACTGCAGGACACGGGCGACGAGCAGGACGCCGATATTCGGCGCGGGGATCGCGAGCAGCAGCCCGGCGAGGTAGAGGCCGAGTCCCCCGATCAGGATCGGGCGCCGCCCGTACCGGTCCGAGAGCGGCCCATAGAGGAGCTGACCGCCCGCGAGCCCGATCAGGTAGACGGTGATCGTCAGCTGGGCGCCGGCGGCGTTGGTGCCGAGGTCGACGGCCGCCGCCGCCAGCGCCGGCACGAAGATGTGCAGCGCCACCGTTCCGGTCATGGTCACGGCGACCAGGAGCGGCAGGGGTGCCCGGCGCTCCGCCACATCGGGACTTCGATCAGCCAAGGGGTCCTACGCGGTTCTCGATCCGGCAGGATGCCGGGGCGCGGCCGCCTTAGAGCAAGGGCCGCGCCCGGAGCCATGCCGGCGGAACGCGCCAGACACGCGAGGGGCGGGACCGTCCCCGGCCCCGGACCCGGACCCGGAGGTGCCGCCTACTCCTTCGGCAGCGGCTGCGGGGTCGGCAGCGGCGCGTTCAGATCCTTGGTCGGGCCGCCGACCTCGAGATCCTTCGCCCGGTCGACGGCCTCGGGATTGGCCTTCGCGGGCGGCTCCTTGGCGGCCGGCGCCGTCGG from Methylobacterium radiotolerans JCM 2831 includes the following:
- a CDS encoding MFS transporter, yielding MDSDTLSRRTLRFVNVAHALDHFVLLIYPTAVIAIAAQTGLGYGELIGLATGAFVAFGLCSLPMGSLADRFGRRNMLAVFFFGYGLSCLGVASASTPLGFALWLCVLGLASAIYHPVGSAMLVTHARRLGHDLGINGVWGNFGAASASGLTALLAATISWRAAFVVPGLVCLACGAAFVALVPGDGDAAGRKAGGAAVIPVTRPWALMAMFALSIFAGGLTFNLTTISLPKVIDEGVGQALPLALTGSLATGVFLFGALMQLAMGRLIDRYSLPSLFVALSVLQPLGLGIAAVSTGLPLLAGLVLAMTAIYGQVVINDAMIARYVPPAYRARAYSVRYFVGFTASGFVVPAIALLHDRGGFALVLGVASACGAVIWLSALGFLRLTQGGERPALAAAE
- a CDS encoding GNAT family N-acetyltransferase, with amino-acid sequence MTDLSLVIRPERPEDAPAIERLHARAFGPGRFARTAYRLREGAAERIDLGITASVGSFLVGSVRMGPVRTGATPFVMLGPLAVDPSFEGRGIGGTLTRAAIDGARRAGEGLVILVGDAPYYARFGFTPVPPGRLTLPGPVDPARLLWLELADGFGAGASGAVEALGPTR
- a CDS encoding multidrug effflux MFS transporter; the encoded protein is MAERRAPLPLLVAVTMTGTVALHIFVPALAAAAVDLGTNAAGAQLTITVYLIGLAGGQLLYGPLSDRYGRRPILIGGLGLYLAGLLLAIPAPNIGVLLVARVLQSLGACGSLVIGRAMVRDVSTREDAARKLAILTTAMTLTPALAPAIGGVVNEAFGWRAVFVVLAGLVAVLGALVVFTLPETNRHKVALPGFVAVLSGYLRLVRVPVFRAYLVAGACGGTSLYAFLAVAPFLLVDRLGRSSQEVGFDCLIVVFGMVGGAVLASRLAARVPIRKAARSGNLLCIGAALSLLLVDRTGMLGVVSLIVPLFAYAVGVGLLSPNAVAGLMNVDPHAAGSASSLYGFTQMTFGALFTVAASAWPATSATPVALALLAAGLIAALALRRA